From the genome of Candidatus Omnitrophota bacterium:
GATCTTGGTCAAACCCTCATCGACCCGGCGAAGCTGGGAGGAGAGCTCGCTGCGCAAGGCTTTGCCTTCGCGCGTCCGGCTTTGGACAAGGCGCATCACTGCCTGGTCCACGGCCCGTTTCACAAGCAACCACGGCACATCTTCACCCAAACCCTCCGGCTGAATGACCCTCACAATCTCCGGATGCGCAGCCACTTGCTCCACACTCAACTCGTCACTGATCCCGAGCTTCTTAGCCAGCCGCCGCATTTTCCTGACATAATCCAAGGCGATGTCTTCGTTGATCTGGATCTTTGCGTCGCGTGTATCACGTATTTTGTAACTCAGGAAGAGAACGATCTTTCCGCGCCGGATTTTGCCCTGCACCAACGCGCGGATCTTCTCCTCTGTCACGGGCCACTCGCGCGGCAGCCTGCACGAAAGGTCAAAGTAGCGGTGGTTCAGCGAGCGCATTTCAACCACCACTTCCCTGCCGTTCGCAATTGCGCGGCCCTCGCCATACCCCGTCATGGATCTAATCATAAGCCTAGGCCCATACTCTCTGGGTTACTGACTCCGTTATTAACTTCGTGGGATATAAGTCCAGAATGATATCGTTTGGATTGAACCAGAGCTTGATTTCCCGCTCCACATCTTCAGTACAACTGGAAGCGTGTAATACGTTTTCATAAATACCGTGGCTGGTTATCCGGCCGTAAGAACCGCGAATGGAGCGGGGGTCCGCTTCCTCCGGATTGGTCGCTCCAGCCAGCTCGCGTACGCGAGCAATCGCGTTTTCACCCCAGTAAATCATGGCAAGAACCTTCTTCTTCACATGATGATCGCCTTTTAAGTACTGCACTACGGATTCAAAGAAGGGCTCGTTTTTCAAATGCTGGTAGTGTAGCTCTGCAAGTTCCTTGGAAACGCGCACCATCTTGGCTGCAACGATTTCCAGCTTTGATTCCGATAAACGACTGAGAATATTGCCGGTTAGAGCCTTGCTCAGGCCGTCCGGTTTGATGATCACAAGTGTGGGTTCAATCACGCCTTCTAATCTCCCCTGTCTTTTTTATTCGTTTTGCCCTGCCGTCAAAAACTGGATCAAACGATCACAGTCTTCGGCACTGTAGTACTCAATGATGATCCGGCCCTTGCCGTTGGCCTTGGGCTTGAGCATAACTTTGGTGCCCAGC
Proteins encoded in this window:
- a CDS encoding YicC family protein, with protein sequence MIRSMTGYGEGRAIANGREVVVEMRSLNHRYFDLSCRLPREWPVTEEKIRALVQGKIRRGKIVLFLSYKIRDTRDAKIQINEDIALDYVRKMRRLAKKLGISDELSVEQVAAHPEIVRVIQPEGLGEDVPWLLVKRAVDQAVMRLVQSRTREGKALRSELSSQLRRVDEGLTKIRTRLPEVLEYHRKRLQGLSRELLGSKNGQIDKVRLDTEIFGYARSTDVREELVRAKTHIKHMRTLIAQVNKNKSVGKELDFTAQEMHREVNTIGQKSSDSTISRAVIGMKAAVERIREQVQNVE
- a CDS encoding nucleoside-diphosphate kinase, which translates into the protein MEPTLVIIKPDGLSKALTGNILSRLSESKLEIVAAKMVRVSKELAELHYQHLKNEPFFESVVQYLKGDHHVKKKVLAMIYWGENAIARVRELAGATNPEEADPRSIRGSYGRITSHGIYENVLHASSCTEDVEREIKLWFNPNDIILDLYPTKLITESVTQRVWA